One window of Raphanus sativus cultivar WK10039 unplaced genomic scaffold, ASM80110v3 Scaffold0792, whole genome shotgun sequence genomic DNA carries:
- the LOC130503087 gene encoding histone H4, with protein sequence MSGRGKGGKGLGKGGAKRHRKVLRDNIQGITKPAIRRLARRGGVKRISGLIYEETRGVLKIFLENVIRDAVTYTEHARRKTVTAMDVVYALKRQGRTLYGFGG encoded by the coding sequence ATGTCAGGAAGAGGAAAGGGAGGAAAGGGATTGGGAAAGGGAGGAGCCAAGAGGCACAGGAAGGTGCTGAGAGACAACATCCAAGGTATCACCAAGCCTGCCATCCGTCGTCTTGCTCGTCGAGGTGGCGTCAAGCGTATTAGCGGTCTGATCTACGAGGAGACAAGAGGAGTCCTCAAGATCTTCCTCGAGAATGTCATCCGCGATGCCGTCACCTACACCGAGCACGCTAGGAGGAAGACCGTCACAGCCATGGATGTTGTCTATGCTTTGAAGAGGCAAGGTCGCACTCTCTACGGTTTCGGCGGTTAA